A window of the Halichoerus grypus chromosome 2, mHalGry1.hap1.1, whole genome shotgun sequence genome harbors these coding sequences:
- the SMIM48 gene encoding uncharacterized protein SMIM48 yields the protein MAAPLFPRQPWAPAPTRSDPADDSGGLFDEPPPEEPPAARAPRAAAAAGRRAGRRAGGRAQGARAGQPPKAAVRPPPEEEAPPRDEGCYLDHFPHLSIFIYAAIAFSITSCIFTYIHLQLA from the coding sequence ATGGCGGCCCCGCTCTTCCCGCGCCAGCCCTGGGCCCCCGCGCCCACCCGCTCGGACCCCGCCGACGACTCCGGGGGCCTGTTCGACGAGCCCCCCCCGGAAGAGCCTCCCGCGGCCCGCGCGCccagggcggcggcggcggctggcaGGAGGGCCGGTCGGCGCGCCGGCGGGAGGGCGCAGGGGGCCCGCGCCGGGCAGCCCCCCAAGGCCGCGGTGCGCCCCCCGCCCGAGGAGGAGGCGCCCCCCCGGGACGAGGGCTGCTACCTCGACCATTTCCCGCACCTCTCCATCTTTATCTACGCGGCCATCGCCTTCTCCATCACCTCCTGCATCTTCACCTACATCCACCTGCAGCTGGCCTGa